Proteins found in one Plectropomus leopardus isolate mb chromosome 9, YSFRI_Pleo_2.0, whole genome shotgun sequence genomic segment:
- the lingo2 gene encoding leucine-rich repeat and immunoglobulin-like domain-containing nogo receptor-interacting protein 2, giving the protein MVDCMSKVMLHTVVSCWQPFLGLALVAVFVGSTLGCPSRCECSAQTKAVVCHRKRMPSIPDGIPTETRILDLSKNKLTMINPDDFLAFPGLEELDLSGNIISYVEPGAFNALFTMHSLSLKSNRIKLIPLGVFTGLTNLTRLDISDNKIVILLDYMFQDLHNLKFLEVGDNDLVYISHRAFSGLLSLEMLTLERCNLTVVPTEALSHLHNLVSLHLRYLSISTLHPYSFKKLFRLRHLEIDNWPSLDHVPANTLHGLNLTTLFITNTNLSSFPYQALKHLPYLTHLNLSFNRIRHIEGGMLMELVRLQELHLVGAQLTTIEPYAFQGLRGLKVLNVSHNRLDTLEKGVFQSPEALVVLLIDNNPLVCDCRLMWILQKRPSILFGDSQPECSTPEGIRGRPFKEFKETLLSYYVTCTKPKIRENKTQTITVDEGQQAMLRCSAEGTPRPMVSWLSPRRRVLTSRSHGRVTVHNNGTLEIKSAEVQDSGVYLCLASNSAGNDTLMTSLAVKSLGSLYANRTQYYTDPSNTTANGTAGVTLGLDLKTILVSTAMGCFTFLGVVLFCFLLLFVWSRGKGKHKNNIDVEYVPRSKSNGTNVDSAEGQAGPRRFNMKMM; this is encoded by the coding sequence CTGCGAGTGTTCAGCGCAGACCAAGGCAGTTGTCTGTCACCGGAAGCGCATGCCCAGCATCCCGGACGGCATCCCGACCGAAACCAGGATCCTGGACCTGAGTAAGAACAAGCTGACTATGATCAACCCTGATGACTTTCTTGCCTTTCCGGGACTTGAGGAACTTGACCTCAGTGGGAATATTATCAGTTATGTTGAGCCTGGGGCTTTTAACGCTCTGTTTACCATGCACTCGCTGAGCCTCAAGAGCAATCGTATCAAGCTCATTCCTCTGGGCGTCTTCACAGGCTTGACAAATCTTACCCGACTGGATATAAGTGACAACAAGATTGTCATCCTACTGGATTACATGTTCCAGGACTTACACAATCTAAAATTTTTGGAGGTGGGCGACAATGATCTGGTTTACATTTCTCACCGTGCATTCAGTGGACTTTTAAGCCTGGAGATGCTAACCTTAGAAAGGTGCAACCTAACAGTTGTACCCACTGAGGCACTTTCCCACCTGCATAACCTGGTCAGCCTCCATCTACGATACCTCAGCATCAGCACTTTGCATCCTTACTCGTTCAAAAAGCTGTTCCGGCTGCGGCATTTAGAAATTGATAATTGGCCTTCACTAGATCACGTGCCAGCAAACACCCTGCATGGCCTCAACCTGACCACTCTGTTCATAACCAACACCAACCTGTCCTCCTTCCCTTACCAAGCCCTGAAGCATCTGCCCTACCTGACACACCTTAACCTGTCCTTCAACCGCATTAGGCACATTGAGGGGGGGATGCTGATGGAACTGGTTCGGCTTCAGGAGCTCCATCTGGTTGGTGCACAACTCACAACGATTGAACCGTACGCCTTCCAGGGCCTGCGGGGGCTCAAAGTCCTCAATGTTTCTCACAACCGACTGGATACACTGGAGAAGGGTGTTTTTCAGTCCCCTGAGGCTCTGGTGGTTCTTTTGATTGACAACAACCCCTTGGTGTGCGACTGCCGTCTCATGTGGATCCTTCAGAAAAGGCCCTCCATCCTCTTTGGGGATTCACAGCCGGAGTGCAGCACGCCTGAGGGTATTCGTGGCAGGCCTTTCAAGGAGTTTAAGGAGACTCTACTGTCTTATTACGTCACATGTACCAAGCCAAAAATCCGTGAGAATAAAACGCAAACGATCACTGTGGATGAGGGCCAGCAGGCGATGTTGCGCTGCAGTGCTGAAGGGACACCAAGGCCCATGGTGTCCTGGTTGTCTCCACGGCGACGAGTTCTTACAAGCAGGAGCCACGGTAGAGTTACAGTCCACAACAACGGTACGCTGGAGATCAAGTCAGCAGAGGTGCAAGACAGCGGAGTGTATCTTTGCCTTGCCTCCAACAGTGCTGGAAATGacaccctgatgacatcattggCGGTGAAAAGTCTGGGATCGCTGTACGCTAACAGGACCCAGTACTACACAGATCCCAGCAACACCACTGCCAACGGGACGGCCGGTGTGACCCTCGGTTTAGACCTAAAGACTATTTTAGTGTCAACTGCTATGGGTTGTTTCACATTCCTGGGAGtggtcttgttttgtttcctgctcCTTTTCGTTTGGAGCAGAGGgaaaggaaaacataaaaacaacatagatgTTGAGTATGTTCCTCGGTCAAAGTCTAACGGCACTAACGTTGACTCGGCAGAGGGACAAGCCGGTCCTCGTcgttttaacatgaaaatgatGTGA